A stretch of Pseudoprevotella muciniphila DNA encodes these proteins:
- a CDS encoding SusC/RagA family TonB-linked outer membrane protein, whose product MKNIKLLLTFAFSLCAVMVSAQTRISGHVFHATDGPVVMATVVEISPDNRNISATQTDANGDFSFNVQDPVKNKLKVSYIGYQTVTRAIGTQTSFQIEMKDRVRENTGTAVVTAVRKVKSNGLDIPQREISVARQTLDMDDMEGLSFETAGEALQGQIAGLDIVMNSGNLGAGTSMRLRGVSTINGSQEPLIVVDGYILEDYDNAELDLNNMDNDEQFANLLQINPEDIKKIDVLKDASATAIWGSRGANGVIEITTRRGSRGKTRVNFSYRFSGSWQPEGMKMLTGKEYTMMLQQAYFNPQQSDVASGIVELMYLQSHPAYYANFNKNTDWVDEVTQFGQTHNFGVAIQGGGEKAQFRVSANYDHETGSIIAQKLDRFTTRLALDYYVSDRIKFSTNFSLAYTKNHQNYTGILGAAYKAMPNMSVYRYEYDRATETYFNTGEYFIMPRASSTAGLLLNNSGLSSYYLSDMVSNGNPVASAYLAWRNVSSYTITPQFSIEYKLLGKEDDEFQLNYTGEVYMNAQTQSTNAYYPQSLTYLAWNGNINQTGNSEGKNLTFTTRHSFVIRPHFNNEKHSLQVLLRGEIGTNNSTSQSHSSSGINGGITSSIVKGYLMSASSGTGKGHWASALGSVHYAYGGKYMIDFTLRADGNTKFGKGEKWGFFPGISGRWNISDEKWFKPLKKVVSMLGFRPGYGINGNTSAISETSQYNTYGPYGSYNGTSGIVPNNLRLTTIKYEKTKSWNIGVNLGLFNDMINFDFNVYNKKTTDLLNSGVSIPSVTGFSTLSAANVGSMENEGWELFVNTGPLLKRGKFHMNLRFNIAQNINTITKMDPTVLEAANTAFSYSNANMYIMRRVQIGNALGGIYGFRFKGVYAYDYDHNGYFLNDTKNQYYDAKGERNTAAATGKTAPIAYDANGNIIYDKAGNPLPMYFNYGGQNYQFQGGDVIYEDINHDGNIDDLDIVYLGGSNPKCNGGFGIDFTYGQWQLRTNFNFRIGNKIINLAKMNAEAMTTNNNQMASVNWRWRKNGDETVIPHAMNKIVATYNSMISDRYVEKGDFCRFNYAQLSYSVPSSKLKKYGLSSLRMSLSGNNLIFWTKYSGVDPEHGASGYSPCTDNSQTPRSRSFTFSLNFGF is encoded by the coding sequence ATGAAGAATATAAAGTTATTATTAACATTTGCCTTTTCTTTGTGTGCCGTAATGGTTTCGGCACAGACGAGAATTTCAGGTCATGTGTTCCATGCAACCGACGGACCTGTAGTAATGGCAACTGTTGTGGAAATTTCACCCGACAATCGTAACATTTCCGCAACACAGACTGATGCGAACGGTGACTTCTCTTTCAATGTCCAAGATCCTGTTAAGAATAAACTTAAAGTTTCTTACATTGGATACCAGACTGTAACAAGAGCGATTGGAACCCAGACGAGTTTCCAAATTGAAATGAAGGACCGCGTTCGTGAAAACACCGGTACAGCTGTGGTAACTGCTGTTCGCAAAGTGAAATCAAACGGTTTGGACATACCGCAACGAGAAATCTCCGTAGCACGTCAGACACTCGATATGGATGACATGGAAGGTCTCTCATTCGAGACGGCAGGTGAGGCTCTGCAAGGACAGATTGCCGGTCTTGACATCGTGATGAACTCAGGTAACCTCGGTGCCGGTACATCAATGCGTCTGCGTGGTGTTTCAACCATCAACGGTAGTCAGGAGCCGCTCATCGTTGTCGACGGATACATCCTTGAAGATTACGACAACGCGGAACTCGACCTCAATAATATGGACAACGATGAGCAGTTTGCAAACCTCTTGCAGATTAATCCCGAAGACATCAAGAAAATTGACGTACTTAAGGACGCGTCTGCAACAGCAATCTGGGGTTCCAGAGGTGCAAATGGTGTAATCGAAATTACGACACGCCGTGGTTCACGTGGCAAGACTCGTGTTAACTTCAGCTATCGCTTCTCAGGTAGCTGGCAACCTGAAGGTATGAAAATGCTCACAGGTAAGGAATACACTATGATGCTACAGCAGGCATACTTCAACCCACAGCAGAGCGACGTTGCTTCCGGTATAGTAGAGTTGATGTATCTGCAGAGCCACCCGGCTTATTATGCCAACTTCAATAAAAACACAGATTGGGTTGATGAAGTAACACAATTCGGACAAACACACAACTTCGGTGTGGCTATCCAAGGTGGTGGTGAAAAAGCTCAATTCCGTGTTTCTGCAAACTACGACCACGAAACAGGTTCTATCATAGCCCAGAAACTCGACCGCTTCACAACACGTCTTGCTTTGGACTACTACGTATCTGACCGTATCAAGTTCTCGACCAACTTCTCTTTGGCATACACAAAGAACCATCAGAACTATACCGGAATCTTGGGGGCAGCTTATAAGGCAATGCCTAATATGTCAGTCTATCGCTATGAATATGACAGAGCAACTGAAACGTACTTCAATACCGGCGAATATTTTATTATGCCAAGAGCATCATCTACTGCCGGACTACTCCTTAATAATAGTGGACTTTCCTCATACTATCTGAGCGACATGGTAAGTAACGGTAACCCGGTTGCAAGTGCTTATCTCGCATGGAGAAACGTTTCTTCATATACTATCACGCCGCAGTTCTCTATCGAGTACAAACTTCTCGGCAAGGAAGACGACGAATTTCAGTTGAACTATACGGGTGAGGTTTATATGAATGCGCAGACACAATCAACAAATGCTTATTATCCGCAATCGTTGACTTATCTCGCATGGAATGGAAATATCAATCAGACTGGTAATTCTGAAGGTAAGAATCTCACTTTTACAACTCGTCACTCTTTCGTTATCCGACCACATTTCAACAACGAAAAGCACTCGCTGCAAGTGTTGCTGCGTGGAGAAATCGGAACGAACAACAGCACGAGTCAGTCGCACTCCTCGTCTGGTATTAACGGAGGTATTACATCGTCCATCGTGAAAGGTTACCTCATGTCGGCTTCTTCCGGTACAGGGAAGGGGCATTGGGCTTCTGCATTGGGCTCTGTTCACTATGCATACGGAGGTAAGTATATGATTGACTTCACCCTCCGTGCCGATGGTAATACAAAATTCGGCAAAGGTGAAAAGTGGGGTTTCTTCCCAGGTATCTCTGGTCGTTGGAATATCAGCGATGAAAAATGGTTCAAACCGCTTAAGAAAGTTGTTAGCATGTTAGGCTTCCGTCCTGGCTATGGTATCAATGGTAACACCAGCGCTATCAGCGAAACATCGCAGTACAACACTTACGGACCTTACGGAAGCTACAACGGAACATCTGGTATTGTTCCAAACAACCTGCGACTCACAACCATCAAGTACGAAAAGACAAAGTCTTGGAACATCGGTGTGAACCTGGGCTTGTTTAACGACATGATCAACTTCGACTTCAATGTATATAACAAAAAGACAACCGACCTGCTCAACTCAGGCGTCAGCATTCCTTCAGTAACCGGTTTCAGCACTCTCAGTGCAGCCAACGTCGGTTCTATGGAAAATGAAGGTTGGGAACTTTTTGTCAATACTGGTCCGCTGTTGAAGAGAGGTAAGTTCCACATGAACCTTCGCTTCAATATCGCACAGAACATCAATACCATCACCAAGATGGATCCCACTGTGCTCGAAGCTGCAAATACTGCATTCTCATATAGCAATGCCAATATGTACATCATGCGCCGAGTGCAAATAGGTAATGCTCTCGGAGGTATCTACGGATTCAGATTCAAAGGTGTCTATGCATACGACTATGACCACAACGGTTACTTCCTCAACGACACCAAGAACCAATACTATGATGCCAAAGGCGAACGCAATACGGCTGCTGCAACGGGCAAGACTGCTCCTATTGCATACGATGCTAACGGAAACATCATCTACGACAAGGCAGGCAACCCGCTGCCGATGTACTTCAACTACGGAGGCCAGAACTATCAGTTCCAGGGTGGTGACGTAATCTACGAAGACATCAACCATGACGGTAACATTGACGACCTCGACATCGTTTATCTCGGTGGTTCTAATCCTAAGTGTAATGGTGGTTTCGGTATCGACTTCACTTACGGACAGTGGCAGTTGCGCACCAACTTCAACTTCCGCATAGGCAACAAGATTATCAACCTTGCCAAAATGAATGCTGAAGCAATGACAACCAACAATAACCAAATGGCTTCCGTAAACTGGAGGTGGAGAAAGAATGGCGACGAAACAGTCATTCCACATGCCATGAACAAGATTGTTGCTACATACAACTCTATGATAAGTGACCGCTATGTAGAAAAGGGAGACTTCTGCCGCTTCAACTATGCACAGTTGTCTTACAGTGTACCATCGTCCAAACTTAAGAAGTATGGTCTGAGCAGCCTCAGAATGTCGCTCTCAGGAAATAACCTTATCTTCTGGACCAAGTATTCTGGTGTTGACCCGGAACATGGTGCAAGTGGATACTCTCCTTGTACGGACAATTCGCAAACACCGCGCTCACGTTCGTTCACATTTAGTTTGAATTTCGGCTTCTAA